The DNA region catgattctgcgatggcagcatatagacatattgttctatcaaacataacagttgttttggcttaaaataccagtttcttttaaagagtgccagagcagaaactgctttttcagtcttgtctgttttccgccacatacatTTATCCCACTAACGCACTTGATTACAATAATCACATTCCAAGACACACGCACGCATGCACAGAATATGCATTATCAGCTCTTATAACAAATCGAAGTAGCCTTGGGAGATGTAGCATAACATTCAAATTACAATGATTTAATACCTTAACTGAATCATATATGTTATAGAAACtaagcacaaaaaaataaatgtttttatataGTCCGTGGGGACTATTTTGGTGTTTCTTGACTCATTAAATCAATTCAAATCAACCGAAAGTAAAGTGTTTATTCCATATCTAAATGAAACAATTTTACTTGTCATTCACTTAAACAAAACTAAACGATGACGATAATCTGCCTTGAGCCAGAAAATCCTCTCTGTGTTCGACTGTCTTGGGTCCTTCCCACATTCATGAATCATTTCAAGCAAACTGGAACACCATACCGGCTGAAATGTGTCAAAGGCTGATCACCTCAAAACCGCATCCACACATATAAATTAGGAAGCCAAATTAGACAGTCAAACAATAAGCAAAGGAAGACAACCTGGCTCGTAAACAATAAGACAGTATAACcatcaaaatcaacaatatggACACTAGGAGTgtccagaacaggaagtgacctgggaatcacccaaataaataggcagtgactcaaactcaacaggaaatgacctgtaaatgccctacaatgaacagcaagtgacctgtaaataccccgaaaatcggaccgaatgactgtgaatgctctggcttcgaatgaacgaacgttcccagtctgaatggattgggcgtccagCACAGACaattgcagccttagagttaactgagacactattatagaggaagattttggtagcaacttgatattttttgttttttttttaaacattgactccttttcaaaacgatatctcgattcttgacaggagcatatcgatgacCTTTTGGGATAGAAAGTATCACGCTATATcagcattttgatattttatcaCACTCCTAATGGACACTATGGCTCATACATTGTCATTTAGCTTAACGTTAAAAAACGAAACAACAATATAATGATTTTGAGAACATTTGCTgtgcaatgtatttatttattttttaaacctagGCAGCTTTGCCAGCACCAATAAGTATGTAATGACATTAACATGTGCTATTGCAAGCTGTCGGAAGAGTCCAAATCTATCAAAAATAGCCCACTGGGCAATTCCAATTACCATGTGAAATGCCAAAAGACAAACATGTCAGGCATCACAATAAAAAGAGGCACGGAAATCTCGTTCCCATTCCTTGTCCTGCTGTTCTTTCCTCCAACTTTCCTCTTTCGTCTTGCCCTTCTCTTTCTTTGCAAGTGCTATTTTCACTGAGCCCCGATCACCCGCTTTGAAGTGAGTCACTCTTGCTTTCACCATCGGTCCATAGCCGAGGCCTTTCTGGTCCCTCTTTAAGACTGTGGCCACAGGTTGCATGGGCCCCTGCCCATCTGGGCCGAGGCCCTCGGCGGGCTGCCAGCCGCAGCTGAGCATCATTTTGTAACTCTTGGCTGAGGGCGGGAGACAGTAGTAGGGTACCAGTGGGGCGCGCTTTACATTGAACTGATGCAGCGTGGAGGAGAGATGTGATGACAGGTCGCTTGTGTACTCCACAGCACACACTTGGCACCACTGAGGCTGTGCCGACCTGGGGACACACAAAACGTTACAAcgcttttattaaaaaatacataagtaAGTTTTGCTGAAAGTATTGCTAACTCGAATATGTGGTTACCCATTTTATACAGTTGAATTACATTTTATGTATCAACCAAatctgaaatatatatatagtggaaaatactcaggtgacttgaagttccgctctgagacccccaatttggccaactttcaaaattgtccaatatgcatgtgtggtacatcattgaaaagcttaaaatctcaattttctgggggaagacaaattttgaacaggagggcttttttttttttttttttttttttaatgttttttaaacagcaaaaccctatatggaggtgagagcacgcgagagcagaattacagacgccatgactttaacgcgaTATTATCACATACctaacttgtttcgatccaaaaactccatgtagcatgtatcaccgagtgtcaagacacagctgtgaatagccacagctggattttggggggattttatgggtgaaacatggtcatataaaaagggtcgcaatgcagaaatgacagacatcaaggagtggtcgagattttctttttcatatacagtgccttgcaaaagtattcggcccccttgaaccttgcaacctttcgccacattttagggttcaaacataaagatataaaattttaattttttgtcaagaatcaacaacaagtgggacacaatcgtgaagtggaacacaatttattggataatttaaacttttttaacaaataaaaaactgaaaagtggggcgtgcaatattattcggcccccttgcgttaatactttgtagcgccaccttttgctccaattacagctgcaagtcgcttggggtatgtttatatcagttttgcacatcgagagacttacattcttgcccattcttccttgcaaaacagctcgagctcagtgaggttggatggagagtgtttgtgaacagcagtcttcagctctttccacagattctcgattggattcaggtctggactttgacttggccattctaacacctggatacgtttatttttgaaccattccattgtagatttggctttatgttttggatcattgtcctgttgaaagataaatctccgtcccagtctcaggtcttgtgcagatgccaacaggttttcttccagaatgttcctgtatttggctgcatccatcttcccgtcaattttaaccatcttccctgtccctgctgaagaaaagcaggcccaaaccacgatgctgccaccaccatgtttgacagtggggatggtgtgttcagggtgatgagctgtgttgcttttacgccaaacatatcgttttgcattgtggccaaaaagttcaattttggtttcatctgaccagagcaccttcttccacatgtttggtgtgcatTTATAcgaagacttgattacacacagttggattctatttatcatcattggtcatttaggacaacattggatcattcagagatcctcactgaacttctggagtgagtttgctgcactgaaagtaaaggggccgaataatattgcacgccccacttttcagttttttatttgttaaaaaagtttaaattatccaataaatgttgttccactccacgattgtgtcccacttgttgttgattcttgacaaaaaaattaaatttcatatctttatgtttgaagcctgaaatgtggcgaaaggttgcaagattcaagggggccgaatacttttgcaaggcactgtatttacccttttaaacgatttttttctttcaatttttctttgtttggattgcttatttatcatctaacatatcggatacaattaagcgatagttatgaggtagatatgcatgacttttttacagacaccatctttttcagtgtgacgtcatttgtttaaaagtttaaaatatgcgagtgaatattttttttaagtagtttttttttaaatgaaatattagacatcaaataatgtttctaagctaaaaatgacggacattttgaataataaatataattaattaccttcgttttatggctgggttgaaacaaaagcggtcgcgcgacgtctgtaaacgggagtttccagggtaaaacggacaaaataaatagtttgggggcttattgcgccatgaatctgctatggcagcataaagacatattgttctatcaaacacaacagttcttttggcttaaaatacagcagtttattttacagacgggtgcaagagcagaaactgctttttcagcagtTTTATGCAAAATATTAAAACATGCAGTTTAGGAGTATGTGGTGGCTAGCACTACCACCACAATTTAGTGTTTCAAGATTATGTTAATTATTAGATATTTTTTTGGACTGTTTGAATGTTTACCGGATTTTGATTTTCTAATTTGAGGTAACGACCACAGCTGTTTAAGATCTGGCACCTACCACTCTGGAGGGTggatatttaaattaatttatttatgatGGTTTGGAGTTGAGTTTTCactgtttgtttaaatgcacattGGTAGGTTATGGTTTGAAGTTGATGTAAGTTATTTTTCCATCTGTTGACAATGTTGGCAATTAAATTGGAAAACAATTGTAcagtgacatgcaaaattttgaAGTCTGCAATTATGAGTAAATGTACTTCATGTGAGAATTTTTCTTCTCATGAGCGAGACAAAAGAATGTgtgaaattgtttaaaaaaaaaaaaaaaaaaaaaaaaaaaaacaggagtaCCCCCTTAGCTATGAAACAATTTCACTGTTTGTCAGTACAGTGACAGTAAAAACAGAATCCTTTTCActgatattttcataatttatcATAATaacagcatatttaaaccaattTTGAGGCAATTTCTCGACCAATCACTGAAAAAATATAAACTCATTCTTTCTTTGACAAACACACAACCTTTCACCAACTTTGATGACCGTGGAAAATAGTCTATGAATAGAGCGGGGTAAACAGACAGATTCTTGTGGATTAAAGTGACATAAAAATATATCCTTGGTGGAAGTAAAACAAATGTTTTAGGTGCATATGACAACACCCTCACACAATCAGTAAAGAAGGTAAGCTAACCTGCTATTAGCTTCTCTTGGTGGACTTCTACCGTAGTTCTCCAACTCTTCTAACACACCGCTGTGGCCCGCTGAGGAGGAACACGTTAATACTATAGCTAATGCAAACATAATCGATAAGAGGCGGGTGTTTACATACCCTGTGAGGCCAGATCTCTAGCATCCCGACCCTGAGTGTCCACAACACCCACCCAAGCAGCGCCTCTCTCCAGCAACAACCTCACGGCAGCTCTTTGTCCCGAAGAGCTCGCACACATGATGCCTGTCCAGAAAAAGGAATCCTAGAAGGACAATAAAATGTTTTGATTTTCCAAGCATCACTTCAATTGGGATGGAACTCCTGAAAATGCATCTTCTCTGAAAGTCACAAAAGGTTAGTATCTCTTGTCAAAATGATGTTTTGACTTATTGAGCAATGTAAAATGTTGTATTAACCCCTTCAAGcacaaattatatatttttcttcttaAATGTTGCTGTGAGTCAAATTAGAGCCCAGGGGCCGATTACAACCCGCAGGAAACAATTTTGCGGCCCCCCTAACTGTAGTATTAATGTTGCCCGAACGTGTTTTGCAATggcaagaaaaataaaacaaaaaacaaaaaaaatgtagaattctatataaaattttaaattacaaGACTGAATTAACCGAAGGATTCATTTAAGAAAATAATCGAATTATTTCAACAGCaagaagttaaaaaaatgtcatattttgGAAAAACATTCAAACAAAAGCCATGTGTAATAaggaatatataaataaaaagaaatctattaaaaaacaaaaaaacaacagattgTTATAAACTGAAAAAAGTTTAAagacaaaaatttaaatcagTGTGCCCGTGTGAATTTTTCTCTGGGATTTTCTtgattttagtctttttttccttcttttttgaTCAATCACGTGACCTCAACCAGCTTAACCCTTTGGTTGCCATTTACGTCGTTTTCATTCCAACTGGGAAGGGCCGTAAGCAATTGTTCTATCACATCCCTCCCCTcttagttgaaatggattggacgtcaattgcTGTCAATAGGTGTgttcaatatcaatttccccCACTAAATACCACAACTCATACTAAGTGATAACTTTTGATTaaagtccactgtagtgaccactgtccctgaaagggttacatTCACAGTTCAGTTTCTTTTAATAGCTTTAAGAAAACCCTATGGATAATTTATGGTCATGTTTATTAGTTAACCAAAAGTCTCAAATCAAAGTATGACATAcctggaagttgatgtccaccccTTTCGCAAGCAAGTCTTCCAACCCAGCAAGATCTCCCTCTTGCGCACAGCGCAACAGCTTGAGACCCAGGAGTTCTAAGGACATCTCAGAGTTGACGTATCCGCCGGTTGCGTTTCTTGTTCTGTTTCCTTCCCCTCCTGCTGCCCCTCTTCTTTGCATTATGCTAGAATCAGTTTCAGCCCTCCTTCTCCTGTCTCTTCGTCTGGAGCCACTCTTTGTCTGCTCATTCCAATGCTGTTTGAAAGTCACTTTATCGTCTTTCACAAGGTTTTCGTAAAATTCTCTGGCCTCTTGTCCACTGCAAGTGTTGCTTCTTGGTGAATTAAACGTCTCGATACTGAAAAGGTCTTGTTTTCTGGCAGGGGTAAAACCTAACCCAGCCATCGTAATGATTTATTAAGAATGACACGAATGTTACATTTGACagtgttttgaaagttttttttaagtgtcGTTTAACCTAATAActcaaaaaagagaaaaaaaaagtctgcttaTAAAAATTCACGACCAATCTGTACGTATCGTGACTGTTAACAATGCTACGGAGCTAGCTCTCACACCAATTAGCTTAAGAATTAAATTTACAGTTCACATGACTATAACCCAAAATCTTAGTCATTATAACGCAATACTTCACCTGCATAACGTTTTGTAGCTGTATATTGAAATATTCGAATGGAGAACGCAGCAGCAACAAGAAATTAGAGAATTAGCCTTAGCGTGATTTCTTCTTCCTGGGTAATAGAACGTAGCTATTACCCGGCTAAATATTGAGTGCTTCCCCCTACCGTGCTAGGGTGAAAGGTGCTGAAAATTTTGGTGGCATGTCACATTTACTGAATAAcaaatttcttatttttgtttatgAATCCAACACCGTTTCActcaataaacaacaaaaacaaaaatcatgaaaaacaaaacacatgcaCTTGTGTTACTAAAAAAGGCATTCAAGGAAATATCAGAAACAGGTATGACTGCAATGTTTATTAAACACGATTACGTTATTTACAGATGGCCATTTGTGCGCATGTATTAAGAACATAATAAGTAGGTAAGCagcagagggaaaaaaatgacgtgATAGAGAAAAACCGAGATGAGTTTTGGATCCTGCATGCCAGCTATCAGACCtgaaacatt from Corythoichthys intestinalis isolate RoL2023-P3 chromosome 8, ASM3026506v1, whole genome shotgun sequence includes:
- the gpank1 gene encoding G patch domain and ankyrin repeat-containing protein 1, translated to MAGLGFTPARKQDLFSIETFNSPRSNTCSGQEAREFYENLVKDDKVTFKQHWNEQTKSGSRRRDRRRRAETDSSIMQRRGAAGGEGNRTRNATGGYVNSEMSLELLGLKLLRCAQEGDLAGLEDLLAKGVDINFQDSFFWTGIMCASSSGQRAAVRLLLERGAAWVGVVDTQGRDARDLASQAGHSGVLEELENYGRSPPREANSRSAQPQWCQVCAVEYTSDLSSHLSSTLHQFNVKRAPLVPYYCLPPSAKSYKMMLSCGWQPAEGLGPDGQGPMQPVATVLKRDQKGLGYGPMVKARVTHFKAGDRGSVKIALAKKEKGKTKEESWRKEQQDKEWERDFRASFYCDA